AAACAATTAAAGAAGCTGTATGTGGAACTTATCGAACGCCGCAATTTAGCAGATGCAGCAGCAATTCATTTTACTAGTGAACAAGAAGCTAAAATATCAGCAAGATTTGGGGTAAACACAAAAGATTTAGTAATTCCTTTGGGTGTGAAACCTACTCAAAAAATTCAATCAAGTGCAGTACGCAGTCAGTTAGATATACCTGAAAATGTGCCTTTAGTTTTGTTTATGTCGCGTATTGACCCGAAAAAAGGCTTGAATTTGTTGATTCCGGCTTTAGAAAAGCTATTGGCAAATGATTGCAAGTTTCATTTTGTTTTAGCTGGGACAAATCCTCAAGACCCAGACTATGAACAAAAAATCAATTCTCAAATCGAAAATTCACCATTACGATCGCATACTACCATTACAGGCTTTGTGAGTGGTGAACTGAAAGCTGGTTTACTGCAAGCTGCTGATTTATTTGTTTTGCCTTCTTATTACGAAAACTTTGGTATTGCGGTTGCTGAAGCGATGGTTGCAGGTATACCTGTAGTTATTTCTGACCAAGTGCATATTTGGCAGCAAGTAAGTGATAGTCAGTCGGGATGGGTTGGTCAAACAGATGTTTCAGCATTGTTTGAGTTATTACAACAAGCTTTGCAAAATCCCCAAGAATGCCAACGTCGGGGAGAAAATGCTCAAAAATATGCTTTAGAACATTTTAGTTGGGATGCGATCGCTCGCCAAATGATTCAAGCTTATCAGCAGATACTCAAGAAATGAATTTAACGAACCGCCAAGAACGCAAAGGACGCAGAGAAGAAGAGGTAGAATTTTTCGTATTCTACTACCTCCTGCCTTCTACTTAATTCGCTCTTTCCCACTGACGTTGAATTTCTGTAA
This window of the Nostoc sp. HK-01 genome carries:
- a CDS encoding group 1 glycosyl transferase, whose amino-acid sequence is MRILQIVPSISLIYGGPSQMVLGLAPALAKEGIKVTILTTDSNGDAGQKPLDVPLNRPIQQDGYEIIYFRCAPFRRYKFSLDLLKWLKSHANEFDLAHIHALFSPISSAAAMVCRQKKLPYILRPLGTLDPADLQKKKQLKKLYVELIERRNLADAAAIHFTSEQEAKISARFGVNTKDLVIPLGVKPTQKIQSSAVRSQLDIPENVPLVLFMSRIDPKKGLNLLIPALEKLLANDCKFHFVLAGTNPQDPDYEQKINSQIENSPLRSHTTITGFVSGELKAGLLQAADLFVLPSYYENFGIAVAEAMVAGIPVVISDQVHIWQQVSDSQSGWVGQTDVSALFELLQQALQNPQECQRRGENAQKYALEHFSWDAIARQMIQAYQQILKK